One segment of Pantoea sp. Lij88 DNA contains the following:
- the tssH gene encoding type VI secretion system ATPase TssH: MSEISRAVLFGKLDTLLFTSLESATAFCKLRGNPYVELVHWLHQLMQQQDGDLQQVITHFSLDEKALTQDIVAALDRLPRGASAVSDLSEHIDSAVERAWVYASLKYGATRIRGGHLLIGMLKTFNLASVLKGISGQFSRVNADALLAEFDTLLSNSKEAQQALSAPADVAGAPPAAGGSTLEQYGQDLTARAREGRIDPVTGRDDEIRQMVDILMRRRQNNPLLTGEAGVGKTAVVEGLALRIAAGDVPAPLRDVQLWLLDIGLLQAGAGMKGEFEARLQALINEVQSSPTPIVLFVDEIHTLVGAGGQQGTGDAANLLKPALARGQLRTIGATTWAEYKKYIEKDPALTRRFQTVQVQEPDEAKAILMLRSTVSALEKHHRVLLLDDAVSAAVKLSHRYIPARQLPDKAVALLDTACARVAVSQGAQPAALEDCLHRLAALEIEAEIIEREIRVGLGDVTRQQAIAGERAALEAERDALQERWLQERELVETLIALRARCVTEEDAVLREQRDATQQQLTALQGDTPLLFAAVDAGVVAAVVSDWTGIPLGRMVKNEIDAVLNLADTLNQRVIGQRHGLELIAKRVRTTRARLDNPNKPAGVFMLCGPSGVGKTETALALAESLYGGEQNIITINMSEFQEAHTVSTLKGAPPGYVGYGEGGVLTEAVRRRPYSVVLLDEIEKAHPDVHELFFQVFDKGWMEDGEGRHIDFRNTIIILTSNVGTQLISAMCADPELMPDPDALSTALRKPLLEVFPPALLGRLLVVPYYPLSDAMLAEIVRLQLARIVRRLADNHGIEAQIDESVVSQIVQRCTEVESGGRMVDAILTNTLLPQMSQILLSAHARDERYRRVEVRCEQGEFVCQFAV; this comes from the coding sequence ATGTCAGAAATCAGCCGTGCCGTGCTATTCGGCAAACTGGATACGCTGTTATTTACCTCGCTGGAAAGCGCCACCGCCTTTTGCAAACTGCGCGGCAATCCTTATGTCGAGCTGGTGCACTGGCTGCATCAGCTGATGCAGCAGCAGGATGGCGACTTACAGCAGGTCATCACACATTTTTCACTGGATGAAAAGGCCCTGACTCAGGACATCGTTGCCGCGCTGGATCGCCTGCCACGCGGTGCCAGTGCGGTCTCCGACCTCTCCGAGCATATCGACAGCGCCGTCGAGCGGGCGTGGGTTTACGCCTCACTGAAATATGGCGCGACCCGCATTCGCGGCGGCCATCTGCTGATCGGCATGCTGAAAACCTTCAACCTCGCCAGCGTGCTGAAAGGCATCTCCGGCCAGTTCAGCCGCGTCAACGCCGATGCGCTGCTGGCGGAGTTCGACACGCTGCTCAGCAACAGCAAAGAAGCCCAGCAGGCGCTGAGCGCACCGGCTGATGTCGCTGGCGCACCCCCTGCAGCGGGTGGCAGCACGCTGGAGCAGTATGGACAGGACCTGACCGCCCGCGCACGTGAAGGCCGCATCGATCCGGTGACCGGGCGTGACGATGAGATCCGCCAGATGGTCGATATCCTGATGCGTCGTCGCCAGAACAACCCGCTGCTGACCGGTGAAGCGGGCGTCGGCAAAACCGCGGTGGTCGAAGGCCTGGCGCTACGCATTGCGGCGGGCGATGTGCCTGCGCCGCTGCGCGATGTGCAGCTCTGGCTGCTGGACATCGGCCTGCTGCAGGCGGGTGCCGGGATGAAAGGGGAATTTGAAGCGCGACTGCAGGCACTGATCAATGAGGTGCAGTCCAGTCCGACACCGATTGTGCTTTTTGTAGATGAGATTCACACCTTGGTCGGCGCGGGCGGTCAGCAGGGCACCGGCGATGCCGCCAACCTGCTGAAACCGGCGCTGGCGCGCGGCCAGCTGCGCACCATCGGCGCGACCACCTGGGCCGAATATAAAAAGTACATCGAGAAAGATCCGGCGCTGACCCGCCGTTTCCAGACCGTGCAGGTGCAGGAGCCGGATGAAGCCAAAGCAATTCTGATGCTGCGCAGCACCGTCAGCGCGCTGGAGAAACACCATCGGGTGCTGCTGCTGGATGATGCGGTCAGTGCAGCGGTAAAACTATCCCATCGCTACATTCCGGCGCGCCAGCTGCCCGATAAAGCGGTGGCGCTGCTGGATACCGCCTGCGCCCGCGTGGCAGTCAGTCAGGGCGCGCAGCCTGCAGCGCTGGAAGATTGCCTGCACCGTCTGGCCGCGCTGGAGATTGAAGCGGAGATCATTGAACGCGAAATCCGGGTGGGCCTCGGCGATGTGACCCGTCAGCAGGCGATTGCCGGTGAGCGTGCAGCGCTGGAAGCTGAACGCGATGCACTGCAGGAACGCTGGCTGCAGGAGCGTGAACTGGTCGAGACGCTGATTGCGCTGCGTGCCCGCTGTGTAACCGAAGAGGATGCGGTGCTGCGTGAACAGCGCGATGCGACACAGCAGCAACTGACTGCGCTGCAGGGCGACACGCCGCTGCTGTTTGCCGCCGTCGATGCGGGCGTGGTAGCGGCTGTGGTCTCGGACTGGACCGGCATTCCGCTGGGCCGGATGGTGAAGAATGAGATCGACGCCGTCCTGAATCTGGCGGATACCCTGAACCAGCGCGTCATCGGCCAGCGTCACGGTCTGGAGCTTATCGCGAAGCGGGTTCGCACCACGCGCGCACGCCTGGACAACCCCAACAAACCCGCAGGCGTCTTTATGCTGTGCGGCCCGTCCGGTGTCGGGAAAACCGAGACCGCGCTGGCGCTGGCCGAGTCACTGTATGGTGGTGAGCAGAATATCATCACCATCAACATGAGCGAGTTCCAGGAGGCGCACACCGTCTCGACGCTGAAAGGCGCACCGCCAGGCTACGTCGGTTACGGCGAGGGCGGCGTGCTGACCGAAGCCGTTCGACGTCGGCCTTACAGCGTGGTGCTGCTGGATGAGATTGAGAAAGCCCATCCGGATGTGCATGAGCTTTTCTTCCAGGTGTTCGATAAAGGCTGGATGGAAGATGGGGAAGGTCGCCACATCGACTTCCGCAACACCATCATCATTCTGACCTCGAACGTTGGCACGCAGCTGATTAGTGCTATGTGTGCCGATCCTGAGCTGATGCCCGATCCCGACGCCCTGAGCACCGCGCTGCGTAAGCCGCTGCTGGAGGTGTTCCCGCCTGCGCTGCTGGGCCGTCTGCTGGTAGTGCCCTATTACCCGCTCAGCGACGCGATGCTGGCAGAGATTGTGCGGCTGCAGCTGGCGCGTATCGTGCGTCGTCTGGCCGACAACCATGGCATTGAGGCGCAGATCGACGAGTCGGTGGTGAGCCAGATCGTCCAGCGCTGCACCGAGGTGGAGTCGGGCGGTCGCATGGTGGATGCCATCCTCACCAACACGCTGTTGCCGCAGATGAGCCAGATACTGCTGAGCGCCCACGCCCGCGATGAACGCTATCGCCGCGTTGAAGTGCGTTGTGAGCAGGGCGAATTTGTCTGCCAGTTCGCTGTTTAA
- a CDS encoding type VI secretion system accessory protein TagJ — MESLQHRLASATLSETLADVTRQIQANPANADLRAAFVQLLCLAGNWTRAQTQLQSWLALSPQAQPTVTLLQQAIAGELQRDAVLRGEAQPVLPGSAWHWCDTLLAALQAETAGDATRGSALRADALELAAANPGTATQQDQPTAFSWLMDGDSRFGPVCEVINQGRYYWIPFAAIREMQFQAPASVTDLVWRHTRVQLVDGSEQVCQIPARYPLLAGADERFLRASVTEWQPLGDDPDQFMGQGQKMWLSDSAEFSLLSLQQVAFDNTESADES; from the coding sequence ATGGAATCCTTACAACACCGTCTGGCCAGCGCCACACTCAGCGAGACGCTGGCTGATGTGACCCGCCAGATTCAGGCCAATCCGGCGAATGCCGACCTGCGGGCTGCCTTTGTGCAGCTGCTCTGTCTGGCAGGCAACTGGACACGTGCGCAGACACAGCTGCAATCCTGGCTGGCGTTAAGCCCGCAGGCGCAACCGACCGTCACTCTGTTGCAGCAGGCGATTGCCGGTGAGCTGCAGCGTGACGCGGTGTTGCGGGGTGAGGCACAGCCGGTGTTGCCGGGCAGCGCCTGGCACTGGTGCGACACGCTGCTGGCCGCCCTGCAGGCCGAAACCGCAGGTGATGCCACGCGCGGCAGCGCACTGCGGGCCGACGCGCTGGAGCTTGCTGCCGCCAATCCCGGCACGGCCACTCAGCAGGATCAGCCGACCGCATTCAGCTGGCTGATGGATGGCGACAGCCGTTTCGGGCCGGTGTGTGAAGTGATCAATCAGGGGCGTTATTACTGGATCCCGTTTGCCGCCATTCGTGAGATGCAGTTTCAGGCACCTGCCAGCGTCACCGATCTGGTGTGGCGTCACACGCGGGTGCAGCTGGTGGATGGCAGCGAACAGGTGTGTCAGATCCCGGCGCGCTATCCGCTGCTGGCGGGTGCAGACGAGCGTTTTCTGCGCGCCAGCGTCACCGAATGGCAGCCGCTGGGCGACGACCCGGACCAGTTCATGGGGCAGGGGCAAAAAATGTGGCTCAGCGACAGCGCAGAATTCTCGCTGCTGAGTCTGCAACAGGTCGCGTTCGACAACACAGAGTCTGCCGATGAGTCATGA
- a CDS encoding protein phosphatase 2C domain-containing protein → MNITIASTSNQGDRASNQDQIGDVIGKRSACFVVCDGVAGFPGGDKAAAIARSSLLQSFDGDAHLNAQSIRNYVNHANHAIRQQQKASSEHSRMGTTLVSLFIDRDYHLACWAHAGDSRLYLFRRGYLYLVTTDHSLVQQMKDAGHRTEGINSNLLYFALGMGDEQRDASYSDVVEIEDGDAFLLCTDGFWHGVTLEQMQQSLHMVNTPEEWLTLMQQIIKNDQSDQGQQDNFSALAVWIGSPQDTTLLHSLSEAAQFFPLRD, encoded by the coding sequence ATGAATATCACTATTGCCTCGACGTCGAATCAGGGCGATCGCGCCAGTAATCAGGATCAGATCGGTGATGTCATCGGTAAGCGTTCAGCCTGCTTTGTCGTGTGTGACGGTGTGGCAGGATTTCCCGGCGGGGATAAAGCAGCCGCCATCGCCCGCAGCAGCCTGCTGCAATCGTTTGATGGCGATGCGCACCTCAATGCGCAGTCGATTCGCAACTACGTCAACCACGCGAACCATGCCATCCGGCAGCAGCAGAAAGCCAGCAGCGAACACAGCCGGATGGGAACCACGCTGGTCAGCCTGTTCATCGACCGCGACTACCATCTTGCCTGCTGGGCCCATGCCGGTGACAGCCGCCTCTATCTGTTTCGTCGCGGCTATCTCTACCTGGTCACCACCGACCACAGTCTGGTGCAGCAGATGAAAGATGCCGGACATCGCACCGAAGGCATCAACAGCAATCTGCTCTATTTTGCGCTGGGGATGGGCGATGAGCAGCGCGACGCCAGCTACAGCGACGTGGTCGAGATTGAAGATGGCGATGCCTTTTTACTCTGCACTGATGGTTTCTGGCACGGCGTAACGCTGGAGCAGATGCAGCAGTCACTGCACATGGTGAACACACCGGAAGAGTGGCTGACGCTGATGCAGCAAATCATCAAAAACGATCAGTCGGATCAGGGGCAGCAGGATAATTTCAGCGCGCTGGCCGTCTGGATTGGATCGCCCCAGGACACCACCTTGCTGCACTCGCTCTCTGAAGCGGCGCAGTTCTTCCCTCTGCGAGATTGA
- the tssE gene encoding type VI secretion system baseplate subunit TssE: MSHDSGAHNDGYAQLHGGFRARKKRDALTARDKLQSSLLDRLTDNAPDKQQEAENSMLISHSTLRRHVLRDLQWLFNTINNEAQQDLSGFDQVQRSVWNFGVAPLAGQNVSDIEWQDMQRKMTNAILHFEPRILPQGLQVRCVSDLGSLSLHNVLSIEIKGRLWCVPYPLAFLFRTQVDLESGHFELQDAG, from the coding sequence ATGAGTCATGATTCTGGCGCGCACAATGACGGCTATGCCCAGCTGCATGGCGGCTTTCGCGCGCGCAAAAAGCGTGACGCGTTAACCGCCCGCGACAAGCTGCAATCCTCATTGCTGGATCGCCTGACCGACAACGCGCCGGACAAGCAGCAGGAGGCGGAGAACAGCATGCTGATCAGCCACAGCACGCTGCGCCGCCACGTCCTGCGCGATCTGCAGTGGCTGTTCAACACCATTAATAACGAAGCGCAGCAGGATCTCAGCGGCTTCGATCAGGTGCAGCGCTCGGTCTGGAACTTCGGCGTTGCGCCGCTGGCCGGGCAGAACGTCTCCGATATCGAATGGCAGGATATGCAGCGCAAAATGACCAACGCCATTCTCCACTTTGAGCCGCGCATTCTGCCGCAGGGTCTGCAGGTGCGCTGCGTCAGCGATCTCGGCTCGCTCAGCCTGCACAACGTGCTGTCGATTGAGATCAAAGGGCGGCTCTGGTGCGTGCCTTATCCGCTGGCGTTTCTGTTCCGCACTCAGGTTGATCTGGAGAGCGGCCATTTCGAACTTCAGGATGCAGGGTGA
- a CDS encoding serine/threonine-protein kinase codes for MSEHDQPLNVPNALPLGYRFNEFEIKEVIGGGGFGIVYRAWDHQLERDIAIKEFMPASLAVRSDDLNLVLRSERFSKTFHAGLNSFIQEARLLARFNHPNLLHVLRFWVQNDTAYMGTVFYSGTTLSNFSERNPQSVNEAWIRRMLPPLLGAIKTIHEAGYLHRDISLDNIQIQSSGEPILLDFGSARKTIGNLSDESETMLRPGYAPIEQYSDNDESEQGAWTDIYALGAVLHTLITGAPPPVSVVRSIEDNYQPLVQRRLAGYSTALLSAVDRALALKPEDRPQSIDDFAVLMALPDREPEPLLSAKMSGPGTMLVPIEEEEEVVKPASPLKTLLGHRFALPGLVAAGVLVGLCAGLLMSRGNEQTTPAETAQNTAPAVTVAPVNQPVTAPPTQPDTPPDSVASAPVQTSEPAQTAAREPDPQPAPPPAPVAQVYIRLQQGERVQVNGQPQALVPAVNGFATLQLAPGNYTFAISGQSGTRQQTLNISEEGVWLLDPHS; via the coding sequence ATGTCGGAACATGATCAACCCCTGAATGTCCCCAACGCCCTGCCGCTGGGTTACCGCTTCAATGAGTTTGAAATCAAAGAGGTCATCGGCGGTGGCGGCTTTGGCATCGTCTATCGCGCCTGGGATCACCAGCTTGAGCGCGATATCGCGATCAAAGAGTTTATGCCCGCCTCGCTGGCGGTACGTAGCGATGACCTGAACCTGGTGCTGCGCAGTGAGCGGTTCAGCAAAACCTTTCACGCCGGCCTGAACAGCTTTATTCAGGAGGCGCGGCTGCTGGCGCGCTTTAACCATCCTAACCTGCTGCACGTGCTGCGTTTCTGGGTGCAGAACGACACCGCCTACATGGGCACGGTGTTCTACAGCGGCACCACGCTCTCGAACTTCAGCGAACGTAATCCGCAGTCGGTGAATGAGGCCTGGATCCGTCGCATGCTGCCTCCGCTGCTGGGCGCGATCAAAACCATCCATGAAGCGGGTTATCTGCATCGCGATATCTCGCTGGATAATATCCAGATTCAGAGCAGCGGTGAGCCGATCCTGCTGGACTTTGGGTCGGCGCGTAAAACCATCGGCAACCTGTCGGATGAGAGCGAGACTATGCTGCGTCCCGGCTATGCGCCGATCGAGCAGTACAGCGATAACGATGAGAGCGAGCAGGGCGCGTGGACCGATATCTACGCGCTTGGCGCGGTGCTGCATACGCTGATCACCGGTGCGCCTCCGCCGGTCAGCGTGGTGCGCAGCATCGAAGATAACTATCAGCCGCTGGTACAGCGTCGTCTGGCGGGTTATTCGACTGCGCTGCTCAGCGCCGTCGACCGCGCGCTGGCGCTGAAACCGGAAGATCGTCCGCAGAGCATTGATGATTTTGCTGTGCTGATGGCGCTGCCGGATCGCGAACCGGAACCGCTGCTCAGCGCAAAAATGAGCGGGCCGGGCACCATGCTGGTGCCGATCGAAGAAGAAGAGGAGGTTGTCAAACCCGCTTCGCCGCTGAAAACGCTGCTGGGACATCGCTTTGCACTGCCAGGCCTGGTGGCCGCTGGCGTGCTGGTCGGCCTGTGCGCCGGTCTGCTGATGTCACGCGGTAACGAACAGACGACGCCGGCTGAGACCGCGCAAAACACCGCGCCTGCCGTTACCGTCGCACCGGTTAATCAGCCGGTTACTGCGCCACCGACGCAGCCTGACACCCCGCCGGATAGTGTTGCCAGCGCTCCGGTCCAGACTTCAGAGCCCGCGCAGACCGCTGCGCGTGAACCCGATCCACAACCGGCACCGCCGCCAGCACCTGTTGCTCAGGTCTATATCCGTCTGCAACAGGGTGAACGCGTTCAGGTGAACGGTCAGCCGCAGGCGCTGGTCCCGGCGGTGAATGGCTTCGCCACGCTGCAGCTGGCGCCGGGTAACTACACCTTTGCCATCAGCGGCCAGAGTGGCACCCGTCAGCAGACGCTGAACATCAGCGAAGAAGGTGTCTGGTTGCTCGATCCACACAGTTAA
- the tssG gene encoding type VI secretion system baseplate subunit TssG has product MSGEKVITLPRLTRLPDDFWQKVMAAPWRYDLFQLLRRLDAQGGQRYPLGRAPLPKFESVRIGQTPSLAFAPATVASAMPRDESGRHELSIYSFGLFGPNGPLPTHLTEYVHERIVHHQDHSLSAFADLFHHRATLLFYRAWADAQPTVSLDRPDDSRFLNYLACLAGIGLPAQQQASSLSLHARLMLVGHLSRHGHDAEGLVRILRHYFGVPVRLTQNLPHWLTLDSRDQARLGAGRHMPRLGTSAFLGVAVRDVQHRFRLHLGPLSAAQYAHFLPDATGAREVRDWVRHYLGIEMQWDLSLILAADEVQGVALGGSARLGYTSWLGQMPQPQDREDFMFEVEAASR; this is encoded by the coding sequence ATGAGTGGCGAAAAAGTCATTACGCTGCCGCGGCTGACCCGGCTGCCGGATGATTTCTGGCAAAAAGTGATGGCCGCGCCCTGGCGCTACGATCTGTTTCAGCTGCTGCGGCGGCTGGATGCGCAGGGCGGGCAGCGCTATCCGCTGGGCCGTGCGCCGCTGCCGAAGTTTGAATCGGTGCGCATCGGTCAGACGCCGTCACTGGCGTTTGCGCCCGCTACCGTTGCCAGCGCCATGCCGCGTGACGAGTCGGGAAGGCATGAGCTATCGATCTACAGCTTTGGCCTGTTTGGCCCCAACGGTCCGCTGCCGACCCATCTGACCGAATATGTGCACGAACGTATTGTGCATCATCAGGATCACAGCCTGTCGGCGTTTGCGGATCTGTTTCACCATCGCGCTACGCTGCTGTTCTATCGCGCCTGGGCCGATGCGCAGCCGACCGTGTCGCTGGATCGTCCGGACGACAGCCGCTTCCTGAACTATCTCGCCTGCCTGGCGGGCATCGGTTTACCGGCCCAGCAGCAGGCCAGCTCGCTGAGCCTTCATGCCCGGCTAATGCTGGTGGGCCATCTCAGCCGTCACGGCCATGATGCCGAAGGGCTGGTGCGGATTCTGCGCCACTACTTTGGCGTGCCGGTCCGCCTGACGCAGAACCTGCCGCACTGGCTGACGCTGGACAGCCGCGATCAGGCCCGACTGGGTGCGGGACGCCATATGCCCCGGCTGGGTACCTCCGCTTTTCTCGGGGTAGCGGTGCGCGACGTGCAGCACCGTTTCCGTCTCCACCTTGGCCCGCTCAGCGCCGCGCAGTATGCCCATTTTCTGCCCGATGCCACCGGCGCGCGTGAAGTGCGCGACTGGGTTCGTCATTACCTCGGCATCGAAATGCAGTGGGATCTCAGCCTGATCCTGGCCGCTGACGAGGTGCAGGGTGTGGCGCTGGGCGGCAGTGCCCGACTCGGTTACACCAGCTGGCTGGGGCAGATGCCGCAGCCGCAGGATCGAGAAGATTTTATGTTTGAGGTTGAGGCTGCTTCGCGCTAG
- the tssF gene encoding type VI secretion system baseplate subunit TssF yields MDSNLLDYYNRELAYLREMGAEFATRYPKVAGRLGMHGIDVADPYVERLMEGFAFLTSRVQLKMDAEFPRFSQRLLEMIAPSYLSPTPSMAIAQLTPDSRKGDITQGFRVPRGTMMESQNLKKTGVTCSYTTAHDVVLHPLRISEASLGGVPGDLPSGELKLTGLGAASALRIRITCEGISSLSQLNVDDLMLFLSGPDIQALKLLELLMQHRVGIVLQSVEKRPQRQVLTDDALQQEGFAPEQALLPDDLRNFDGYRLLQEYFAFPARFQFISLSQLGPFLRRCDNATAFDIIILLDKADSALESVVDHSHLALHCTPVINLFPKTAERLKVSDSQHEYHLVVDNIRPLDYEVHSVQRLFATVEGKREEQMFRPFWSTFSGDQGDYGAYFSLRREQRTLSEQAQRYGTRTGYIGSEVFLSLVDEHHTPWRDDVRYLSAEVMCTSRDLPLMLQQDQGNFVMPDSIPVSELKLCKGPTPPRPALAEGLSAWRLISHLQMNYLSLMDSSDGEGAAALRQLLSLYANLAEAPVARQIDGIRHCTLSAVNRRVPEPGPVVFARGVSITLEVDEQAFSGASPWLFGSVLERVCGRLVALNSFTEFTLNSQQRGEVGYWPPRMGRKALI; encoded by the coding sequence ATGGACAGCAATCTGCTCGACTATTACAACCGTGAACTGGCCTACCTGCGCGAGATGGGGGCGGAGTTCGCCACGCGATACCCTAAAGTCGCGGGACGTCTCGGCATGCATGGCATTGACGTGGCGGACCCCTATGTAGAGCGGCTGATGGAGGGATTCGCCTTCCTGACGTCGCGCGTCCAGCTGAAGATGGATGCGGAATTTCCGCGCTTCTCACAGCGTCTGCTGGAGATGATTGCGCCATCCTATCTCTCGCCAACGCCGTCAATGGCCATCGCACAGCTGACGCCGGACAGCCGCAAGGGTGACATCACCCAGGGCTTCCGCGTGCCGCGCGGCACCATGATGGAGAGCCAGAACCTGAAAAAAACCGGGGTGACCTGCAGCTACACCACCGCACACGATGTGGTGCTGCATCCGCTGCGCATCAGCGAAGCCAGCCTCGGCGGCGTGCCGGGCGATCTGCCCTCTGGCGAGCTGAAACTCACGGGTCTGGGCGCAGCCAGTGCGCTGCGCATCCGCATCACGTGTGAAGGGATCTCCTCGCTGAGTCAGCTCAACGTGGATGACCTGATGCTGTTCCTCAGCGGTCCCGATATCCAGGCGCTGAAGCTGCTGGAGCTGCTGATGCAGCACCGGGTCGGCATCGTGCTGCAGTCGGTAGAGAAGCGGCCGCAGCGTCAGGTGCTGACGGATGATGCCCTGCAGCAGGAAGGTTTTGCGCCGGAGCAGGCGCTGTTGCCGGACGATCTGCGCAACTTCGACGGTTATCGCCTGTTGCAGGAGTATTTCGCCTTTCCGGCCCGTTTCCAGTTTATCAGCCTGAGTCAGCTTGGCCCGTTTCTGCGCCGCTGCGACAATGCCACGGCGTTCGACATCATCATCCTGCTCGACAAAGCGGATAGCGCGCTGGAAAGCGTGGTCGATCACAGCCATCTGGCGCTGCACTGTACGCCGGTCATCAATCTGTTCCCGAAAACCGCCGAGCGTCTGAAGGTCAGCGACAGCCAGCATGAATATCATCTGGTGGTGGATAACATCCGGCCGCTGGATTACGAAGTGCATTCAGTGCAGCGGCTGTTCGCGACCGTAGAAGGCAAACGGGAAGAGCAGATGTTTCGCCCGTTCTGGAGCACCTTCAGCGGTGACCAGGGCGACTACGGCGCCTATTTCTCGCTGCGTCGCGAACAGCGCACCCTGTCAGAGCAGGCGCAGCGCTACGGCACGCGCACCGGTTACATCGGTTCAGAAGTCTTTCTGTCGCTGGTGGATGAGCATCACACGCCGTGGCGCGATGACGTGCGCTATCTCTCTGCCGAGGTGATGTGCACCAGTCGCGATCTGCCGCTGATGCTGCAGCAGGATCAGGGCAACTTCGTGATGCCGGACTCCATTCCGGTGTCGGAGCTGAAACTGTGCAAAGGGCCGACACCGCCGCGTCCGGCGCTGGCCGAGGGCCTTTCTGCGTGGCGGCTGATCAGCCATCTGCAGATGAACTATCTCAGTCTGATGGACAGCAGCGACGGGGAAGGCGCGGCCGCACTGCGTCAGCTGCTGAGCCTCTATGCCAACCTCGCGGAGGCGCCGGTTGCCCGGCAGATAGATGGCATCCGCCACTGTACGCTCAGCGCCGTCAACCGCCGCGTGCCGGAGCCTGGTCCCGTGGTGTTTGCGCGCGGCGTCAGCATCACTCTGGAGGTGGATGAGCAGGCGTTTTCAGGTGCCAGCCCGTGGCTGTTTGGCAGCGTACTGGAGCGGGTCTGTGGCCGCCTGGTGGCGCTGAACAGCTTCACAGAGTTCACCCTGAACAGTCAGCAGCGCGGGGAAGTGGGCTACTGGCCGCCGCGCATGGGCCGGAAAGCGCTGATATGA